DNA from Stegostoma tigrinum isolate sSteTig4 chromosome 8, sSteTig4.hap1, whole genome shotgun sequence:
ctgttttggagggagatgaccgcaagggacacctgcactgccttcctgctcttcctctgccttttggtcacccattcgctatctccctcagcaatcctaatctgcggtgtgaccaaattgctaaacgtgctattcACGACCCCCTCCGCATCGCGTGTGCTCCAAAGTGAGTTcatctgcagctccagagccgttatgcggtctaacaagagctgcagctggacacacttcctgcacgtaaTGGAGTtggggacatcagccctgtccctcagctcccacattgagcaagaggagcacaacacgggtgtgagatctcctgacattattaaacttaacttagataaatgaaaaaggaaccaaaagggTTTTGGCAACCACAcgatatatatataaagaaacgtgaaacagaaaaagccttaccttatctacacaccaccgagtctttttttttggttagaagaGGAGGGCggatgggagacactacacgtgaccaaagcattttgaaatttctctccattttttgACAAAGATATGAACTGTACTCTGTTTTATCAGTGATCCTTAATGATAAGAAATAGGACAACACATTTTATTTTAGAATGTTGTGAGATCTTCTATTTAGAATGTTTTTGATTATTTGAGAACTGAGACTGTCTCAGTGGCTCCGGTGGTTGTCATCACGGTTGTAAAAATGAACAGAATTTTCAGAGCAGGTTGTTGGATATGGATTGGTTCGGAGCTTCTTCAGTGAGTTGGaatcattaattaaaaaaaaggtttgttTATTCTACTTTGTAATTACAAAGCATCAAAAAAGGCAAGGAGAAGGCTTCAAGAAGAGCAGTGTAATTGTAACAAAGTTAGTTAATTTGGCATGGCAAAGTTCAGTGCACTACTGAGTACCTTTTCTATTATTGCTGTTTTTAAGAGTTTGGTATGTGTAATTTGGCTGTCATACTTCATACAATAGTGACTACTCTTCAGAAGTGTTTACTCAACTCTGAAGTGCCTTGGGGTATCCTGAGGAAGGCAGTATATAAAATCAACATTTCTTGCTTTAGTGTCTCACCTGAAAGACAGAGTCCCTGATGATACAACACTTAGCACTGAAGTGTGAGACAACATTGTGAACTTCAGGCCTGCAGACGGCCTTGTACCTGTGATCCGACTCCTGTAGTCATATTAAAAGTGAACTAAGCTGAGCGATGTGCACATGTGCAAAATAACAGAATCTAATGTATAATTGTAGCAGCAAAGGGCCTGATTAGTTGTAATACTTCATTCAAATCCTTGCATAATAAAGGTAACTGGTTTATTTACTGCTGTATTTCAGAACttgtttgtgttttcatttcactCTGATTTCCAGTTTTTGTACTTCGCTCACTGCCTCCAAACTAAAGACTAGGAAGCAGTCCCATACTAACAACCATTTAAATAGATTAAAAGCTGCAGTGCATATTTGAATATTTTGTACATTAGGGCTACAGATTTTGATTGCAAATAGTATGGTATCTCTTTGACTtacctttctctttttttttccagttgtTGGCCATGCTAATGTTTGTTGTTATAATATTTCACATCATATGGATTGTTGCCCCACCGTTTACACGACCTTATCGCTTCTTCTTATTGTGCTTTCTAATTAGTTTTGTTTGGAACTGGGTGTTTTTATACAAGGTACAGTAGTCATAAATTAGTTCAACTGACTCATGCGTCTTTTCCGGATCTTTGGTCCTGTCAAATAATTGGACATTGAGTAACAATTTTAAGTGCACTGTTTTCTTCTTTGCACTGGTATAATTGATCAGTACTAGAAGAAACTTAGACAAATATGAAAACATATAGTATTCAGTTAAAACTGTATCTTTGACCTGTCAGTTCACTGGGTTAATGCCTCAGTTTTGACTCAAATATTACTTTGTGAGCCCTGGGTTTGTTTTAGTATGTTGGACATTGTTACCTGCAACCTCTCTTCTTTTTACTGCTCTGACCACTGACCGAGAAGATAACCTCCTTCCAAGTTATCTATGTTGATCTGAATCTGGTCACAGGGTGCAGTGACTTTAACATGCAGCTATTTAATTACTAATCCAAATTTATTTCACACAGGCAAAATTATTGTTTCATTTGAAATCATTGATAGGCATCAAAATGTTACCTATTTTAATGAGTATGGAGTAATAATTTATTTCCCTGCCTTAGATCCTTCCAAGAATAGAAAGCCATTCTATAATACCTAGTTTCACTTTGTCATTCATCCTTGGAGCCTACAATGATATGCCTAGACTAGGTGATGTTTCTTTTTGCTGGCTACGGTAATCTTATGTGAATTTCACAGTTTAAACCCAATATGTCCATGCTTTTGATTTGGCATTGGATTGGTATTTCCAGAAGGCTGGATTAATAGAAAGGTCTATGGTGTACACCAGAGTTTTGTTTTTGTGGATGAGATTATTGTTATGACATATTTTTGGATAGAATAGAAAGCATCTTACATCACTCGTGACTGTCGTGCAGCTGATAATGAGAAATTTCAATTTCTGTTCAGTGGGTAAAAAACAGTCCTTTTACCAACGTCCTTTAGAAATAGTAAATAAACAGATGTGGTTTCTGGTTTTGGTTTTAATATCCTGTACCAATGCTAGATATTATCCATATGAGCAAACAATCATTTTAACAAACAGCGTATGAAACAATCTTGTCATTTGTCAGTGTTTCTATTCTTTTGCCATTAGGCTATACACTTTACATAGCAGACAGTTGTATGTATTCCTTAGAATTACTCAATGACAGGCTATAGAACACTTACTAAATAGCAAATTATTGACTTGCCTTATCTAGAGAGTTTCAGGGCTTTCAAAAATGCACTGTGCAGATTGTGCAacttacaactttttttttgtaatgcaaATCTTGAATCTGTAAGGTGTAATGTTTCTTTACAGACAGCTTTTGCGAAGCGACAGGCTAGCTTTGCCAAGTTACAAGTTGATAAACCCATGTGTACAGGGGTACAGAACATGGATTGGAAAGGTAGCCTACTTGGTGAGTAGGTTTTATTGAGAAAGCTAATGTTTATATTAATCAAATGTTAATTATTGGCCCTGTAAAATACAAACTTTTTAGCAGTCATAAAATAGCAAGTATTATTTATCAAACAGATGTAGCTTTAACACTGAATGTTATTTGTTTTCATTATATTGTATCACActgtaaaatgttaaaattgtcaGTAATTGTGCTTGTTTGATTATAGTTTGTATTTGTGGCTGTCTGATATATTGTTTaaagttttttgttttggaaTAATTTGATCAGGCACGTGGAACTAATTCAGCTGAGGTAGAGAAACATTTGGTACTGACACAGTCAAGCCAGGATTGGAGCCATAGTAGTTTAAATAAATGAGTTGTCTTTCGTGGCATTTGAGACCATGAATAAGATCCAGGATGAGTGAATTCTACAAAAGAAATTGATGCTGAGCTAACCGCGATCATCGGGCTATGGCAGGAAACCACAACACCTGGTAGAAACtctcagacactgggagaatgttcaaactgcATACACACAGTCACCGAGAGGCTGGATGCAATCCTGgttccctggcattgtgaggcagcggTGTTAACCACAGAGCTGCCATGCCACCCCATTTCTGGCAAGGGCCAAATCtttttgcctatccctaatcattTTTTGAACTGAATGACTAGGACATTTCGGAGGACACTCGGCCATATTGAGTGGGCTTAAATTCtcacacaggccagaccaggtgtaAATGGTAGAgttgcttccctaaaggatattaatagTCAACTGCCTGCATTTTTACAATAGTCGATaaaagtttcatggtcatcactttGAGGCTGGTTTTTAATTTGAAtaatattaattgaatttaaattccatcaattggcatggtaggatttgaactcgtAACTCCAGAGTGAGAGCCTGGCCCTCTGGGTTAGTAATTCATTGACCTTACTAATATGCCACCATTTTGGgaaaattaattaaattttaTGCTTAAATAGTTTTATTTATAACTATTATGGATGAATAAGCTTTTTTGATTTGCAAGCCCTTTAACAGTCACATTCTTCTCCAACAGTGTGGTTCAGGCAAACTTGGACATTGCAGAATGACCCTTGTGAAATGTACTATGAGGCTCTGTTAGTGGATCCAATTTTGGAAGTTCCTCCAACCAAGGTAAAAACAAATAATTTTGGATCAGAAATGTAATAATTTTACTTGAAATGCCCAATAATGTGTTTTGCCTTCTTTTTAAGGCTTTCATGCTTACTGTAACAACACTGATTACTGAACCACTGAAACATATTGGGGAGCCTATCAGTCACTTTTTCCGTGATCTCCTTAAAGACCTTCCATGGATCTGGCAGTTTCCTGTGACCCTGACGGTTATATTAGCTGTTGTTGTAAGTCTCTGTTCCGATTACCAAAGTGAAtagtgtttgtttaaaattatattttgtgTAGCCAACACTTGCATTCGTAGTATCTTATTAGTTAATGTTCCCCTGGTGTTCCCAAACACACTGACAGGAATGCAGATCATTGGATGTTTCTGGCTACAGTGacaccactttttttttcatttatatttgATTAATCTATTgtgaaagttttattttctatACAGGCCTGAAGTTAATGAATTAATACAGCATACTTTGCAAGTTATTTTTAAGTGACATTATTTCTGAAACAATCAGACTTTTTCTTTATCTTGGGGATTGGATTTGCATAAATTACTATTCAGTGAATCTCAGATATTACCATAATCACCTTTTTTTTCGCTTTTCTTTTTTGCAGGCATTCTGCTATTCCTGTGGCAATGCAGTTGTTCGATATAGTTTATATAGATCACTTCCAAATGTCGGTCCTCAAGCTCCAATTGCACATCACAATGTGCCATATAGTGTACAAGGCTCAGTTGATAATACCTTACACCAAAGAGGAGGATATGTGGATTACCAAGCTGGAGGAGATGCTAACTATTTTCCTCACATCAGAAGAGACCCCAATCATGATGCAGTAATTGGAGGCCCCTTTCGGCGAAGAGGTCTAAATGACCAGGGTGTAGAAGATATAAAGAATTGGGAAAGAGCTGAGATGGTAGATAATGGGCAGGGTGACAACCATCTTCGCAGAAGGAGAGTACCATACCAGAAAGATTATCATTGTGCTAGATATTCTTCTGACCACCTGGTATCAAATAACGAGGTAATTACAAATAGTGTACCGCAACCATCAGAGGAAAATCCTGACATAGAAGATGTTGATATTCACCAAGCTCAAGAGATTGTTGAACAATGCGAAACAAATAATTTCCAAAATAAGAAGGCAACTGAGTTACCTCTTAGTAAATTTGATAATCAGTTACACAAAGTGAGACGAGCAGCTGAGGAGGATATGCAGAGTAATGTTCTTGAAGAATTTAGCACTAAAGACAGGCCACTTGATGCAGTTTCACAGCTTCCATCAGGAATGAATGTCACGGAGATGAATGTTACTGAGAAACGGCAAATAGAGGAAAAGAAACTTGAAAATGAGTTACCCGTCATAGAAAATGTGGGAGTGCAAGTAAGTCTTCCAAGAAATTTAGATGCATTTATGTCAGAAATTAAACCATATTTTATTAACgtttaaatgaaaaataacaatacattgGTTTGTAGGATTTCATgtttttaaatataattgtacAATACAGCAAAAATCGAATGTTTTGTATTGGTCTGTTGACCACCGGTTTTTGGCAACATTTTTATAAGCCATTGAGCTATGTGGGAAAACCAGGCTAtaagtattttttaaatattcCTCTTAGAAAAAGTGGAAGTGTGGCGAAGATAGGAGAAGGACTGGTGTTTATATGAATAGGAGAAGCAATTTGCTGTAAAGTATTTAGATGCTTTAAGAGCAGCGGAAATGACCTTGTAACCATATTCCAGCTGGGGAAGTGCGTAAATGGAATGGGTAGTAGATTATTTATTTATCTCTATTTGTTTGTTTGCTTATTTATAGTCATgcatattttgttacaaaatacaatgaaaagtattgtacGGTGCTGCCACTCTCTGGCATTGTCAGAAGTAtttttatcaacctgttcagagttgttatCACATACCTCTGGACTGCATGGGACTTGGACTTAAACCCGAGCCCCGCTgtccagagatagggacagtaccactgcaccactcCTCAGCTCTGTTCTCAAGGGTCGATCCTTCACTCTGAGGGGCTGGGCACTAggttcctagtctctcctattagtggatACATCATCttcatatccactctatctggACCCCTcagtactctgtaagtttcagtgagatccctcattcatccttctaaactccattgagtacccAGAGTCCACAACCATTcttcacatgacaagcccttcctTTTCAGGATCGTTCTTGTATGCCTCCTGTGGactccctccaaagccagcatATTTTTCCTtagaaactgctcacaatattcaaaatg
Protein-coding regions in this window:
- the clcc1 gene encoding chloride channel CLIC-like protein 1 isoform X1, with amino-acid sequence MFMLWLIFEIMLVVNGLQGDDEWIDPTDMLNYDAATGTMRRPQQAGTEEDDIETQTTGDYPEVNQGKDLCQDCSGCERQLDSVQERLEECRKKTSAESTEISCNPVFKRYLNKLLLETGKLGLPGDNHEVHYDAEILITKQDVTEIKKFLSDKAWKAGALDDALSKILINFKFHDHERWKWRFEDTFHVDPFTAIMLLAMLMFVVIIFHIIWIVAPPFTRPYRFFLLCFLISFVWNWVFLYKTAFAKRQASFAKLQVDKPMCTGVQNMDWKGSLLVWFRQTWTLQNDPCEMYYEALLVDPILEVPPTKAFMLTVTTLITEPLKHIGEPISHFFRDLLKDLPWIWQFPVTLTVILAVVAFCYSCGNAVVRYSLYRSLPNVGPQAPIAHHNVPYSVQGSVDNTLHQRGGYVDYQAGGDANYFPHIRRDPNHDAVIGGPFRRRGLNDQGVEDIKNWERAEMVDNGQGDNHLRRRRVPYQKDYHCARYSSDHLVSNNEVITNSVPQPSEENPDIEDVDIHQAQEIVEQCETNNFQNKKATELPLSKFDNQLHKVRRAAEEDMQSNVLEEFSTKDRPLDAVSQLPSGMNVTEMNVTEKRQIEEKKLENELPVIENVGVQKSVHTHAKRAETSMGLAK
- the clcc1 gene encoding chloride channel CLIC-like protein 1 isoform X2, with protein sequence MFMLWLIFEIMLVVNGLQGDDEWIDPTDMLNYDAATGTMRRPQQAGTEEDDIETQTTGDYPEVNQGKDLCQDCSGCERQLDSVQERLEECRKKTSAESTEISCNPVFKRYLNKLLLETGKLGLPGDNHEVHYDAEILITKQDVTEIKKFLSDKAWKAGALDDALSKILINFKFHDHERWKWRFEDTFHVDPFTAIMLLAMLMFVVIIFHIIWIVAPPFTRPYRFFLLCFLISFVWNWVFLYKTAFAKRQASFAKLQVDKPMCTGVQNMDWKGSLLVWFRQTWTLQNDPCEMYYEALLVDPILEVPPTKAFMLTVTTLITEPLKHIGEPISHFFRDLLKDLPWIWQFPVTLTVILAVVAFCYSCGNAVVRYSLYRSLPNVGPQAPIAHHNVPYSVQGSVDNTLHQRGGYVDYQAGGDANYFPHIRRDPNHDAVIGGPFRRRGLNDQGVEDIKNWERAEMVDNGQGDNHLRRRRVPYQKDYHCARYSSDHLVSNNEVITNSVPQPSEENPDIEDVDIHQAQEIVEQCETNNFQNKKATELPLSKFDNQLHKVRRAAEEDMQSNVLEEFSTKDRPLDAVSQLPSGMNVTEMNVTEKRQIEEKKLENELPVIENVGVQAFNKPKSEENQRA
- the clcc1 gene encoding chloride channel CLIC-like protein 1 isoform X3 — its product is MFMLWLIFEIMLVVNGLQGDDEWIDPTDMLNYDAATGTMRRPQQAGTEEDDIETQTTGDYPEVNQGKDLCQDCSGCERQLDSVQERLEECRKKTSAESTEISCNPVFKRYLNKLLLETGKLGLPGDNHEVHYDAEILITKQDVTEIKKFLSDKAWKAGALDDALSKILINFKFHDHERWKWRFEDTFHVDPFTAIMTAFAKRQASFAKLQVDKPMCTGVQNMDWKGSLLVWFRQTWTLQNDPCEMYYEALLVDPILEVPPTKAFMLTVTTLITEPLKHIGEPISHFFRDLLKDLPWIWQFPVTLTVILAVVAFCYSCGNAVVRYSLYRSLPNVGPQAPIAHHNVPYSVQGSVDNTLHQRGGYVDYQAGGDANYFPHIRRDPNHDAVIGGPFRRRGLNDQGVEDIKNWERAEMVDNGQGDNHLRRRRVPYQKDYHCARYSSDHLVSNNEVITNSVPQPSEENPDIEDVDIHQAQEIVEQCETNNFQNKKATELPLSKFDNQLHKVRRAAEEDMQSNVLEEFSTKDRPLDAVSQLPSGMNVTEMNVTEKRQIEEKKLENELPVIENVGVQKSVHTHAKRAETSMGLAK